The Topomyia yanbarensis strain Yona2022 chromosome 3, ASM3024719v1, whole genome shotgun sequence nucleotide sequence TGGCCTTTCGTTAATGTAAGGCTGATTATAGCATCGGCTAGAAGGTACGCAGGTGGAATGAGCTGTTGAACAATCATTTTTTTAGAACTGTGAATTGCTAAAACACATGTTGGATACATTGAAGGATCGTCGATACCCGTGTGCCAATGATTAAATGCTAAGCATACTAACAAGTATACGTCTTTTTCTAGCATTTTATGACATCCAACGAATCCTCGCACTTGACGTTTGCTATGTTCGACTAGTCTGCCTACTTCCGGCTCCGCTGAATTTTGCGTCTTGAACACGACTACGCAGAGATCTAACTGGGACCGCTGCGATTTTTCGGAATTTCGTTGACCTTCTTGAAACAAAGTGAATTCTGCTTCAGTTGGTTCAATTACTGTTAAAATTACACACGATAGAGCACATAGTGGTTGCGAGCTACCCAGCAATCTAACTTCGTTCCAACCAGTTCGAATTTTGCAGATATCAATGCAGTCAAAATATTTGAGAACATCTTCAAACGATATCCAAAAAACTCCTTCGGAACCACCGTGTGGCATTAAGATGTCCCTCAAATCATCAGTCCATAAAAGTGAATTGTCAGACCAATTTCCTTTCCAAGAGTAATGTCCCCATGGATTACGCAGCTTGAGCAAACGATGTCCTTGGATGTCTCTCACATCTAAAACAGAATAAGCATGTCTAGGGCGAAGGCCTTTTCTTTGGTATTCCTCATCGTCCACTTTCATATTCCCCCCACCACAACTAGCACCCATTAAGAACTTCACCAGTCTAGAGCTAAGTAATTGTGCCCATATAAGATCTCTGTCGACGTCATCTTCACTTGGCAATGGCATTGAACTTGGTTGAAGGGGAATACTTTCACATGGCGCTCCTGTGAGGGTGGCCAAACCCTCTATTGCTCTTCCCGACACTAATGCTTCGTAGCAACCGTGAAGTTTTGCTACTGCCTTTTCTATAATAGGTACCCACAATTGCTTTCTTTTTGCTTGTGAATACACTAACTGGTCTTTTTTATCACATGGTAATAGATCATCGACTAAAACAGTGGTCCATTTTCCGTCCTTACAAAGCCGAACTTGGTAAGCACCTTGCGGGCATATGTTTTTAGTTACGACCACCTCTCGTACAAGGTCCTCTCTTTCTGCAAGAACAGCCAATGCACTTAGTAGCCAGCAGTTTCCTAATACTCCTTGACAAATGTCCGACGGAAGTGGTGTTCTAAAAACTGTCCAAGGTAGAGCATTACCTCGCTCACAACTTATTTCGTGAGGTCGACGCCACTGCACAACTGGATTCGTCTCCGTATTTGATGACAGATTATAATATAGGCTCTTGGTAGCAGGTGGGAATGAATCATCTACGAATAATTCACCATTTTCTTTACAGTATTGTATGATATTAACCCATGTGGTCAACGAATCAGAATCTTCAATTTGTTTTAGATTTTCCATTAGCTTGCTCTCGCatctattatttttaaaattgttagGAGTAGTTGTGCCTTTGTTTATTAATCGTTGACTGGAGCACATGTCGCATACTACACTAGCAGATAAATTTTCGAATGTACAAGTGGGACAATACCAAATCTTTTCAGTTTGTGTGCTTGTGAGATCCGTTTTCACTTGCTGactaattttatttgttaaacTTCCAGTACTGTGTCTTTTCGGTATAGCTCCCAAATCTGTACCTCTTTTTGTCGTGGGTGAAGAACTTAGACCTATACTTTTGTCCTTATTCGATGATTTACAGGCAGCGCATGAATTGTCAGACAATAAATTCCTCAAAGTGCATTCTCTACATATCCAAAATTGACCCTTCCTAAGTGTTGCTTTTTCCTTTTCAGCAACGCTACGCAGTTTCGATCCGCCACAAGCAGCACATGCCACTGTTGTTGATGTATTCACCAAAGTACATTTCCTACATGTCCACTGTTCATCATTTTCGTGGTTTCTTGATGTGGTATCTCCATATTGTTCATCTAAGTTCAGTTCTCCAGAAGGGACGCTCGCATGGGAGGAGATAGATTCGAGCAACGAGTGATTGAATTCATCATTTTCGGGAATAAGTAACTTGTTCTCATTGCAGTCATCAAAGCTAGTTTTTTCACACTTTGTGACCATGATTGGATTACCTTTCGGTGACTGGCAAATGTTGCATAGCTCGGAAAACATCGAGTTGTACGCGTATGTACACTTTGTACAGGTCCACATTCGTTTGGTTAGAGGTAGCGATCTGAACACGGCGCTTGTTTTGTTTTCTAAATCTTCACAATTTGACTTCTTTTCGTTAGCACTGTGAAGATATCGTAGTTTTTTGCAATTGAAACAAAGTGTACTTTCGATTGGATTAATTAAATTGCATCTGGAACACGTCCACTGTAACACTGAAGCTATTGTTCCCATTTTCCAACATATTTGATTAATATCGGCGTTTGCATTTACACGACACTAAAGAAGGTGGAGAATATCATCATTTGAGTTCATTGAGGAATTTGATAAAGCTACCGTATAAGACCATTTCCCGGAAGTAATGAAAATATAAGAAGATACTAAGCAGAAAAGCAAATTTgcgcttgaaacaaaaaatcgtAGAAATTGACACACCATGAAGAATATTGTGCTCAAGTTTGCGCAAGTTTAGGACTGTTCATTAGAATATGATTTTGAAAATCAGTTGTCATCTTCGAAAATAAATACATTGGGAACCTATTGATAATATGCACACGCACGAACTCGACAAACCGTTCAATTATGATACATGCCCTTGCTTATAGCAAATCGTGTTTAGGTGATTACACCTTTCAAGCTGAGAAAGCTAAACAAGATTTCtgataaataaaatttagacaCACACGGCTGAGACCAGTTAGTCCGCATGTGTTTTTAAACAAAACTCTATCTATCGATATATTTACTATGGAAGGTTACTGTTAGTGTGTCCggaaaaatattattgaaaatagtcCTATATAGTTCCGTTGTTTCCAGAAAACGGCCTCGTACGGTACCTTAATCAGATTCCTCAATAAACTGAATCAAACTTGTTCTACAACTATGCTGTTCACTGAACCATACTGTTAGCTATTCCTATATTTTACACTGCACCGTACAACTAGCTAATAAGAATATACTTCACCGTCCTAATtcagaaatcaaatcaaatggcAATTTGAGAAAAAATTGCAAACTCAATCAACTATTTTTCATCTAAACAAATCTATCCTTGCTTCTATCTGTCATATTTTCGTCCTTTTCTCTTGCTGGCTGTTCTGACTGCGTGATGTCTGCTGCTCAAAGCTTGGTCAGGGGTGGCGAGTTGTGATGGGagttaaaaattatttacaTCCAAGATGGTGCGCAGGTGTCCACATCGTCCACATTTATTCAATATGTGCGTGCGGTTAtcacttttgacgtaggactacgtctttgttttcgatatgggggtgcactctgcaaattctacaaaaatggtatgtaacgaaaagtggtccaattttaaacgcatataattcagccatctcacgataaattttcaagttttttgcacaaatcgccccgaaatacttctaagagttgattccaacagataaacccaatgatttttgatatcatagcattaaaaaattaaataatatacaaccttgtcaaaatatcgagcattaacacacagaagatagcgcttcccaagccctgtacgacggattggtatacctagcgcgctacgcttctatgaatgacgtcatcatcgactatttaaagaacggacttggccagacacgctcagttccctgttgaacggctaacgaagcagatcactgcgctgtgttttttacagccagtgtagctgagttagaagtccgttacactggctgtggagggacgctacactgtgtcgtccaacaggcaaccgctccaactgcttcctaaatgccgctgtaatgttgccaataaatttttggtttaactagcacatgtatttgctatttgtgcttgaaattaagtaatgtagtggtagtaataagctttttggtttaaacgcaaggacagttttagaaacaggatttgattaattagtttagctcatcccagcaattttatcaattctgtaatttaaaaggaattttgcggaacttggtgaatttggccccacttgcaactggtataatcaacctgcacaaagtgttgcataacgcaaggctgtttttggaacaaaatgtgttatcattcagcccttcactatgcaaaatcacgatattatgacagatgggctaagcgcggccgttcctttcaatcgggaatggccgcgttgaattttggtgaaatgtgcTAATCAAaaatctgctacgccgccatgatttgaaagccaacatctaaaacgtcgcgttagggtcgatccacaataaacagaatcaatttcaatcgacacaattttgtgatagtcgagAGTTCGGTTAATTTACTGATGAAGCATGGTGTAAAGGTTCTGTTGTTCACCTATGTCCAAAACAAcaaatttcttcaattagctttccaatattttcgctttttaacaaatgtctaaaaattaggtcatgccgtacggtatctgactagtgaaaatcaagcttcgagcaaaacaagcagaacaatttaaactgtcagtggggcccataatttgtgtgcccgctgagatgttgacttatgtcagttcatTACAAAggggataggggtgccatatacgtggcgctaatagtgtcgtggtggtactagttgtctctttcgctctacccatcatcatcagcgttgactgattttgcattgtgcgcttgggttcaatgtttggtgcGAATGTggggtaggtaggggaactggcggtaaaatgaacacgttaagcaaagtcattattttctaactaataagtgaatgagatattacaatcac carries:
- the LOC131693831 gene encoding calpain-D isoform X2, which gives rise to MGTIASVLQWTCSRCNLINPIESTLCFNCKKLRYLHSANEKKSNCEDLENKTSAVFRSLPLTKRMWTCTKCTYAYNSMFSELCNICQSPKGNPIMVTKCEKTSFDDCNENKLLIPENDEFNHSLLESISSHASVPSGELNLDEQYGDTTSRNHENDEQWTCRKCTLVNTSTTVACAACGGSKLRSVAEKEKATLRKGQFWICRECTLRNLLSDNSCAACKSSNKDKSIGLSSSPTTKRGTDLGAIPKRHSTGSLTNKISQQVKTDLTSTQTEKIWYCPTCTFENLSASVVCDMCSSQRLINKGTTTPNNFKNNRCESKLMENLKQIEDSDSLTTWVNIIQYCKENGELFVDDSFPPATKSLYYNLSSNTETNPVVQWRRPHEISCERGNALPWTVFRTPLPSDICQGVLGNCWLLSALAVLAEREDLVREVVVTKNICPQGAYQVRLCKDGKWTTVLVDDLLPCDKKDQLVYSQAKRKQLWVPIIEKAVAKLHGCYEALVSGRAIEGLATLTGAPCESIPLQPSSMPLPSEDDVDRDLIWAQLLSSRLVKFLMGASCGGGNMKVDDEEYQRKGLRPRHAYSVLDVRDIQGHRLLKLRNPWGHYSWKGNWSDNSLLWTDDLRDILMPHGGSEGVFWISFEDVLKYFDCIDICKIRTGWNEVRLLGSSQPLCALSCVILTVIEPTEAEFTLFQEGQRNSEKSQRSQLDLCVVVFKTQNSAEPEVGRLVEHSKRQVRGFVGCHKMLEKDVYLLVCLAFNHWHTGIDDPSMYPTCVLAIHSSKKMIVQQLIPPAYLLADAIISLTLTKGQRHEGREGMTAYYLTKGWAGLVVMVENRHENKWIHVKCDCKESYNVVSTRGELKTIDSVPPLQRQVIIVLTQLEGSGGFSIAHRLTHRLANSSGLHDWGPPSATNCPPIDSVYDLHSPRLIK
- the LOC131693831 gene encoding calpain-D isoform X1 — translated: MVCQFLRFFVSSANLLFCLVSSYIFITSGKWSYTCRVNANADINQICWKMGTIASVLQWTCSRCNLINPIESTLCFNCKKLRYLHSANEKKSNCEDLENKTSAVFRSLPLTKRMWTCTKCTYAYNSMFSELCNICQSPKGNPIMVTKCEKTSFDDCNENKLLIPENDEFNHSLLESISSHASVPSGELNLDEQYGDTTSRNHENDEQWTCRKCTLVNTSTTVACAACGGSKLRSVAEKEKATLRKGQFWICRECTLRNLLSDNSCAACKSSNKDKSIGLSSSPTTKRGTDLGAIPKRHSTGSLTNKISQQVKTDLTSTQTEKIWYCPTCTFENLSASVVCDMCSSQRLINKGTTTPNNFKNNRCESKLMENLKQIEDSDSLTTWVNIIQYCKENGELFVDDSFPPATKSLYYNLSSNTETNPVVQWRRPHEISCERGNALPWTVFRTPLPSDICQGVLGNCWLLSALAVLAEREDLVREVVVTKNICPQGAYQVRLCKDGKWTTVLVDDLLPCDKKDQLVYSQAKRKQLWVPIIEKAVAKLHGCYEALVSGRAIEGLATLTGAPCESIPLQPSSMPLPSEDDVDRDLIWAQLLSSRLVKFLMGASCGGGNMKVDDEEYQRKGLRPRHAYSVLDVRDIQGHRLLKLRNPWGHYSWKGNWSDNSLLWTDDLRDILMPHGGSEGVFWISFEDVLKYFDCIDICKIRTGWNEVRLLGSSQPLCALSCVILTVIEPTEAEFTLFQEGQRNSEKSQRSQLDLCVVVFKTQNSAEPEVGRLVEHSKRQVRGFVGCHKMLEKDVYLLVCLAFNHWHTGIDDPSMYPTCVLAIHSSKKMIVQQLIPPAYLLADAIISLTLTKGQRHEGREGMTAYYLTKGWAGLVVMVENRHENKWIHVKCDCKESYNVVSTRGELKTIDSVPPLQRQVIIVLTQLEGSGGFSIAHRLTHRLANSSGLHDWGPPSATNCPPIDSVYDLHSPRLIK